One Cricetulus griseus strain 17A/GY chromosome 5, alternate assembly CriGri-PICRH-1.0, whole genome shotgun sequence genomic window carries:
- the Vrtn gene encoding vertnin, producing the protein MTSRDQLVQQVLRDLQEAVESEGLEGLSSAALEAKQVLSSFTLPICQKGGPGPQVLEVDSVALSLYPEDAPQNMLPLVCKGEGSLLFEAASMLLWGHTGLSLELRARTVVEMLLHRHYYLQGMIDSKVMLQAVRYSLCSEESPEMTNLSSATLEAIFDADVKATCFPTSFSNVWHLYALASILERNIYSIYPMRNVKIRPYFNRVIRPRRCTHVTSMLHIMWAGQPLTSHLFRHQYFAPVVGLEEMEADGAAILDPSPPIPGPLLPPAKTLELLNREPGLSYSHLCDRSNITKSTFYRWRRQTQEHRQKVATRFSAKHFLQDSFYRGGLVPLQQFLQRFPEISRSTYYAWKHELLGSGAYPALVPATPPREALAVPELESLPGKKAAEGLGCSPAAVAVSSPSIILMQRAKLYLEHCISLNKLVPYRCFKSRFPGISRSTYYNWRRKALRRSPSFKLAPALETAESLPPTDVGDAALPSLKGEVGEEGTGKAVGGDPPTSQSLTPSRMPLSRWQRRLRRAARKQVLSGHLSFCRFRLRYPRLLPSTFWVWKSLSRGWPRLQASSLGQRRREPAERQEPAERQEPAERQEPAERQEPAERQEPAERQEPAERQEPAEWQEMEAGENITSVMVPQVETLPVVASSENLPEDAQGGPSRERVIQETAMAQGQPHSGSLSSQTVAAAAGGGDGQVLVMDMLSTSRFKAQAKLFLQKRFQSKTFPSYKEFQSLFPLTARSTYYMWKRALFEGLTLVDG; encoded by the coding sequence ATGACTTCTCGGGATCAGCTGGTGCAGCAGGTGCTTCGGGATCTGCAGGAGGCAGTGGAGTCCGAGGGCCTGGAAGGTCTCAGCAGTGCCGCCCTGGAGGCCAAGCAGGTCCTGTCTTCCTTCACCCTCCCCATCTGTCAGAAGGGTGGTCCTGGACCCCAGGTGCTGGAGGTGGACTCTGTGGCCCTGAGTCTATACCCAGAGGATGCTCCACAGAATATGCTGCCCCTGGTGTGCAAGGGCGAGGGTAGCCTGTTGTTTGAAGCAGCCAGCATGTTGTTATGGGGACACACTGGTCTCAGCCTGGAGCTGCGGGCCCGCACCGTGGTGGAGATGCTGCTGCACAGGCACTATTATCTCCAGGGTATGATTGACTCCAAGGTGATGCTCCAGGCTGTGCGCTACTCCCTGTGCTCTGAGGAGTCCCCCGAGATGACCAACCTGTCTTCTGCCACACTGGAGGCCATCTTTGACGCCGATGTCAAGGCTACGTGCTTCCCTACCAGCTTCTCCAATGTGTGGCACTTGTATGCCCTTGCTTCCATCCTTGAGCGCAATATCTACTCCATCTACCCCATGCGCAATGTCAAGATCCGACCCTATTTTAACCGTGTTATCCGGCCTCGCCGCTGCACCCACGTGACCTCCATGTTGCACATCATGTGGGCTGGCCAGCCCCTCACTAGCCACCTCTTCCGTCACCAGTATTTTGCCCCTGTGGTTGGGCTGGAAGAGATGGAGGCTGATGGTGCTGCTATCCTGGACCCCTCTCCTCCAATCCCGGGTCCTCTGCTGCCACCAGCCAAGACCCTGGAGCTGCTCAACCGTGAACCCGGCCTCAGCTACTCTCACCTCTGTGACCGCTCCAACATCACCAAGAGCACCTTCTACCGCTGGCGGCGGCAGACCCAGGAGCACCGGCAGAAGGTAGCCACCCGCTTCTCGGCCAAGCACTTCCTACAGGACAGCTTCTACCGTGGGGGCCTTGTGCCATTGCAACAGTTCCTACAGAGATTCCCTGAGATCTCCCGTTCTACCTACTATGCCTGGAAGCATGAGCTGCTAGGCTCTGGTGCCTATCCAGCCTTGGTCCCTGCTACTCCACCCAGGGAGGCACTAGCTGTGCCAGAGCTGGAGAGCCTCCCAGGGAAAAAGGCTGCCGAGGGGCTGGGGTGCTCCCCAGCGGCAGTGGCGGTGTCTAGCCCTAGCATTATCTTAATGCAGCGTGCCAAGTTGTACCTAGAACATTGCATCTCCCTGAACAAACTGGTACCCTATCGCTGCTTCAAAAGCAGGTTCCCTGGCATCTCGAGGTCCACCTACTACAATTGGAGGCGGAAGGCCCTCAGGAGGAGCCCCAGTTTTAAGCTGGCCCCAGCCCTTGAAACCGCTGAGTCTCTGCCCCCAACAGACGTTGGGGACGCAGCCCTGCCCTCTTTGAAGGGTgaggtgggagaagaggggaCAGGGAAAGCAGTAGGTGGAGACCCTCCTACTTCCCAGAGTCTCACACCCTCAAGGATGCCCTTGTCTCGTTGGCAGAGGCGACTACGCAGGGCTGCCCGCAAGCAGGTGCTAAGTGGGCACCTGTCTTTCTGTCGCTTCCGCCTCCGCTATCCTCGCCTGTTACCTTCCACTTTTTGGGTGTGGAAAAGTCTTTCCCGGGGATGGCCCAGGCTGCAGGCCTCCTCTTTGGGCCAAAGGAGGCGGGAGCCAGCTGAACGGCAGGAGCCAGCTGAACGGCAGGAGCCAGCTGAACGGCAGGAGCCAGCTGAACGGCAGGAGCCAGCTGAACGGCAGGAGCCAGCTGAACGGCAGGAGCCAGCTGAACGGCAGGAGCCAGCTGAATGGCAGGAGATGGAAGCTGGTGAGAATATAACCTCTGTGATGGTTCCTCAGGTGGAGACACTGCCAGTGGTCGCTTCTTCAGAAAACCTCCCAGAAGACGCCCAGGGAGGGCCTTCTAGAGAGAGGGTCATTCAGGAGACAGCTATGGCCCAGGGCCAACCCCACAGTGGATCCCTATCAAGCCAGACTGTGGCTGCGGCAGCAGGTGGCGGGGATGGCCAGGTGCTGGTGATGGACATGCTTAGCACCTCAAGGTTCAAGGCCCAAGCCAAGCTGTTCCTACAGAAGCGCTTCCAATCCAAGACTTTCCCCTCCTACAAGGAGTTCCAGTCTCTCTTCCCGCTCACTGCGCGCTCCACCTACTACATGTGGAAGAGGGCACTCTTTGAAGGCCTCACACTGGTTGATGGCTGA